From Gimesia panareensis, the proteins below share one genomic window:
- a CDS encoding mechanosensitive ion channel domain-containing protein codes for MFCCSHLRKFFIPLAVYLLLLSGLSFEIQAQVPKKPQSADTPNTASTTDTPALTTESIQKRIDQIKNIKDLTEDNQKKAGEYYSQALANLKKTSETQDNAAVFAKNAKDAMQRLNEVKQEIEKLNKQPTPSYSHMQDLPKLQQQLVEQEANLEQFKQQQTSWDETIAGRTNRQKEILTRVGEIDDKISDLEKQLKIPAPADEPAVVTDARITELKTRISLLKAEKPALKNEQASYEAEEAVGYPRARQDFLKLQTQKKSEEVEALKKQIIKRSNIESEMRVQEARDEVFATNPLLQPLAEKNQRYAEEIQALNLKIQTVDQKYSQTSKILEDLKKQFTQTKEKETSIGLTGPIGLLLRNQQSSLPNVETRKQSIEKRAKEIDEVHLKLFELDDEWSEFPTPETVTDQIINNNKRKLSTTEKANLKKIVEETLTKQKEYLDTLIRSNNAYFNKLMDLDVAETQLVKQTEEYADYIQERVFWIKSSPPISFSEAKQIPSSLEWLLSPRHWKQLLSALKDDLIRNPVIYATGLFCFLSLVYLAYNVRQQLRIINKEIIRSSFRKFGITARVAFLTLFIAVVWPGFIWFFAWRIGSSPDAPPFVKAVDYSLKQVAWLLFFWELIRQICRPLGLGESHFGWYKQTVLYVRKNIRWVIPVSLPLLFVTLLLHGKEVDRTQDLLERLFFVALLVTYTVFARRVFHPRSGLFQSIMNYNQEVWYDRLKYLVYFLALAVPCTLIILSLIGFYFTAMSLFHLIFLTLWLFLGVILFRAILLRWILIHHRQLSHKQNQERLEALRNETRESAPESNLLGITTEEENPADLTKISAQIKRLVNAGMLVILLVGAFGIWGDVMPAFNRLDTFKLWSTQVQVVQEEKDTNGNLTQSIIERLEPVTYLDLALAMIYALFAVIATRNIPGLLEFLVLQRLPLDSSVKYATTSLARYIVALIGIFVVFNALGLGWSKLQWLATALTFGLGFGLQEIFANFVSGLILLIERPIRVGDIITVDEITGIVSRIRMRATTITNWDRKEYIVPNRDFITGKLLNWTLTDSVNRVTITVGVAYGTDTNEATDLAMKILKEHPMILEDPAPSITFESFGDSTLNLILRAYLPDLENRLLSIHQIHTSIHEQFNAAGIEIAFPQRDVHLYYGDKPEMVTPPIPPATESASPETPEAS; via the coding sequence ATGTTCTGTTGCTCTCACCTGAGGAAGTTCTTCATCCCCCTTGCTGTCTATCTACTTCTGCTGTCAGGGCTTTCATTCGAGATTCAGGCCCAGGTTCCCAAGAAACCCCAATCCGCTGACACTCCGAATACCGCTTCCACAACAGATACGCCCGCTCTCACCACCGAGTCGATCCAGAAGCGGATCGATCAGATCAAAAACATCAAAGATCTGACGGAGGACAACCAGAAAAAAGCCGGTGAATACTACAGTCAGGCACTGGCGAACCTCAAAAAGACGTCCGAGACGCAGGACAATGCTGCAGTCTTTGCCAAAAATGCCAAAGATGCGATGCAGCGGCTGAATGAAGTCAAACAGGAGATTGAGAAGCTCAATAAACAACCCACACCTTCTTACAGCCACATGCAGGATCTGCCTAAACTGCAGCAACAGCTGGTGGAACAGGAAGCGAACCTGGAACAGTTCAAGCAGCAACAGACAAGCTGGGACGAAACCATAGCGGGTCGAACAAATCGGCAAAAGGAGATTCTGACCCGGGTCGGTGAGATAGACGACAAGATCAGCGACCTGGAAAAACAGTTAAAGATTCCGGCCCCAGCCGATGAACCGGCAGTGGTTACCGACGCCCGCATCACCGAACTGAAAACGCGGATCAGTCTGCTCAAGGCCGAAAAGCCAGCTCTGAAAAATGAGCAGGCCTCCTATGAAGCCGAAGAAGCCGTTGGCTACCCTCGCGCCAGACAGGACTTCTTAAAACTGCAGACACAGAAGAAATCGGAAGAAGTCGAAGCACTCAAAAAACAGATTATCAAGCGTAGTAATATTGAATCCGAAATGCGCGTTCAGGAGGCGCGAGATGAAGTCTTTGCAACCAATCCGCTCCTGCAGCCCCTGGCTGAAAAAAACCAGCGTTATGCTGAGGAGATTCAGGCGCTGAATCTCAAGATTCAAACAGTCGATCAAAAGTATTCCCAGACCAGTAAAATCCTGGAAGATCTGAAAAAACAGTTTACCCAGACGAAGGAGAAAGAAACTTCGATTGGCCTGACCGGTCCCATCGGACTGTTGCTGCGGAACCAGCAGTCCTCGCTGCCTAATGTCGAGACGCGTAAACAGAGCATTGAGAAACGGGCTAAAGAAATCGATGAAGTCCATCTCAAACTGTTTGAGTTGGATGATGAATGGTCGGAATTCCCCACGCCGGAAACCGTCACAGATCAAATCATCAATAATAACAAGCGCAAACTTTCCACTACCGAGAAAGCCAATCTTAAAAAGATTGTCGAAGAGACGCTGACTAAACAGAAAGAGTATCTGGACACGCTCATCCGCAGCAACAATGCCTATTTCAATAAGCTGATGGACCTGGATGTCGCAGAAACCCAGCTGGTCAAACAGACTGAAGAGTACGCGGATTACATCCAGGAGCGGGTTTTCTGGATCAAAAGTTCTCCTCCCATTTCCTTTTCAGAAGCCAAGCAGATTCCGTCTTCTCTGGAATGGCTGCTTTCTCCCCGACACTGGAAGCAGTTACTCTCGGCTCTGAAAGACGATCTGATCAGGAACCCCGTGATTTATGCGACCGGATTATTCTGTTTTCTGAGTCTGGTGTACCTGGCTTACAATGTGCGTCAGCAATTGCGGATCATTAACAAAGAAATCATCCGCAGCAGCTTTCGCAAGTTTGGGATTACGGCACGGGTCGCATTTCTGACCCTGTTTATCGCAGTTGTCTGGCCGGGCTTCATCTGGTTTTTTGCCTGGAGAATCGGCAGCAGTCCCGATGCCCCGCCTTTTGTCAAAGCGGTCGACTACAGTCTGAAGCAGGTTGCCTGGCTGCTGTTTTTCTGGGAATTGATTCGCCAGATCTGCCGGCCCCTGGGTCTGGGAGAGTCCCACTTCGGCTGGTACAAACAGACGGTTCTCTATGTCAGAAAAAACATCCGCTGGGTGATTCCAGTCTCACTCCCGTTACTGTTCGTGACATTATTGCTGCATGGGAAAGAAGTCGATCGGACTCAGGACCTGCTCGAACGACTGTTCTTCGTGGCACTACTGGTCACCTACACTGTCTTTGCCCGTCGGGTGTTCCATCCCCGCTCCGGACTCTTCCAGTCAATCATGAATTACAACCAGGAAGTCTGGTACGACCGCCTGAAATACCTTGTCTATTTTCTGGCGCTGGCCGTTCCCTGCACCTTGATCATACTCTCACTGATCGGGTTCTACTTCACCGCCATGAGCTTGTTCCACCTGATTTTCCTGACGCTCTGGTTATTCCTGGGCGTGATCCTGTTCCGCGCCATTCTGTTGCGTTGGATCCTGATCCACCACCGCCAGTTGAGTCACAAACAGAACCAGGAACGCCTGGAGGCACTCCGTAATGAAACCAGGGAATCGGCTCCTGAATCCAACCTCCTGGGTATTACAACCGAAGAAGAAAATCCGGCCGACCTGACCAAAATATCCGCCCAGATCAAACGCCTGGTCAACGCCGGCATGCTGGTCATACTGCTGGTAGGCGCCTTCGGAATCTGGGGCGATGTCATGCCGGCCTTCAATCGGCTGGACACCTTCAAACTCTGGTCTACTCAGGTCCAGGTCGTCCAGGAGGAGAAAGACACTAATGGCAATCTGACTCAGAGTATTATCGAGCGTCTGGAACCGGTCACCTATCTGGATCTGGCACTGGCGATGATTTACGCCCTGTTCGCAGTGATTGCTACTCGAAATATTCCCGGTCTGCTGGAATTTCTGGTGCTTCAGCGGTTGCCCCTGGATTCTTCGGTGAAATATGCCACGACCAGTCTTGCCCGGTACATTGTTGCGCTGATTGGGATTTTTGTCGTCTTCAATGCGCTGGGACTGGGCTGGTCAAAACTGCAATGGCTGGCGACCGCGTTGACCTTCGGACTCGGTTTCGGTTTGCAGGAAATCTTCGCCAACTTTGTCTCCGGTCTGATTCTGCTGATCGAACGGCCGATCCGTGTCGGGGATATTATCACCGTCGATGAAATTACAGGCATCGTTTCCCGCATCCGAATGCGGGCGACCACCATTACGAACTGGGACCGTAAAGAATACATCGTGCCCAACCGGGACTTTATTACCGGTAAACTGTTGAACTGGACTTTGACAGATTCGGTCAACCGCGTGACGATTACGGTCGGAGTCGCTTATGGCACGGATACCAACGAGGCGACCGATCTGGCAATGAAGATCCTGAAAGAACATCCGATGATTCTGGAAGATCCCGCTCCGAGTATCACCTTCGAATCGTTTGGCGACAGCACGCTGAATCTGATCCTCAGAGCGTACCTGCCTGATCTCGAAAACAGATTACTTTCGATTCACCAGATTCATACATCGATTCACGAGCAGTTCAACGCAGCGGGGATTGAAATCGCCTTTCCTCAGCGGGACGTGCATCTGTATTACGGCGACAAACCCGAAATGGTCACCCCACCGATACCGCCGGCCACAGAATCGGCTTCGCCTGAAACTCCGGAAGCGAGCTGA
- a CDS encoding YiiD C-terminal domain-containing protein, with product MLEYDAEEVTAYLHQHIPITRAMQLQVLPPEAEKLRLTARLAPNLNHQETAFGGSIASIGILAGWTLIHLRLRSDQRRHQIVIQKSEIDFLRPIEADFAGECLLPTESDWEPFLTCLERKGRARIELLPQVTVNGKIAATIKGLFVARVLSDH from the coding sequence ATGCTCGAATATGATGCTGAGGAAGTGACGGCTTATCTGCACCAGCATATTCCCATTACCCGTGCCATGCAGTTACAGGTACTTCCTCCAGAGGCAGAAAAACTCAGACTGACGGCCCGCCTGGCGCCCAATCTGAATCATCAGGAAACCGCGTTTGGAGGCAGCATTGCCAGCATCGGAATCCTGGCAGGCTGGACCCTGATCCATCTGCGTTTGCGAAGCGATCAGCGGCGTCACCAGATCGTGATTCAGAAAAGCGAAATCGACTTTCTCCGTCCGATCGAAGCCGATTTTGCAGGCGAATGCCTGCTGCCGACCGAATCTGACTGGGAACCGTTTCTGACCTGCCTGGAGCGCAAGGGCCGCGCCCGCATCGAACTGCTGCCCCAGGTGACCGTCAACGGCAAAATTGCCGCGACGATCAAAGGGCTGTTCGTGGCACGCGTGCTGTCAGATCATTGA